From the genome of Pygocentrus nattereri isolate fPygNat1 chromosome 25, fPygNat1.pri, whole genome shotgun sequence, one region includes:
- the wdr83os gene encoding protein Asterix, protein MSANSMTDPRRPNKIFRYKPPSTDSNPTLEDPTPDYMNLLGMIFSMCGLMLKLKWCAWIAVYCSFISFANSRSSEDTKQMMSSFMLSISAVVMSYLQNPQPMSPPW, encoded by the exons ATGAGCGCTAACAGCATGACGGACCCGCGGAGACCCAATAAGATATTCCG cTACAAgccccccagcacagactccaACCCCACCCTGGAGGACCCCACCCCAGACTACATGAACCTGCTCGGCATGATCTTCAGCATGTGTGGGCTGATGCTCAAG CTGAAGTGGTGCGCCTGGATCGCCGTTTACTGCTCCTTCATCAGTTTCGCCAACTCGCGCAGCTCCGAGGACACCAAGCAAATGATGAGCAGCTTCAT GCTGTCCATATCAGCCGTGGTGATGTCATACCTGCAGAACCCACAGCCCATGTCACCGCCGTGGTAA